Proteins encoded together in one Benincasa hispida cultivar B227 chromosome 1, ASM972705v1, whole genome shotgun sequence window:
- the LOC120076666 gene encoding 3-ketoacyl-CoA synthase 5-like: MFFNPTVNSNYFWVKHGIKFKVPTCYLPAAHRAKGIGKSCRPQLGLHLTSTLPFPHTHHSNSHPIPHSSSIPSPMEFLILLLLTSIEAYAYLFSQAWHPIFHFFSMSFLVVFIIFNIASPKSVYLVDFSCLKPPSFFRVPFSTFLENATLMDTFDSESISFMAKTLKSSGQSEETCLPPALHFIPPKTHLQESINEVHMVLFPVMDDLLTKTHLSPSDIDILIVNCSGFCPSPSLSSIVINKYSMKSDIKSYNLSGMGCSASAIAIHLAENLLQVHKNSYAVVLSTEILSNGWYAGKERSKLILNCLFRMGSAAILLSNKKEAKESSKYKLFKTLRTQRAFDDKSYLSALREEDMDGKLGVTLTRDLLQVAGETLRSNITILGASMLPLTEKLRHGVSRLRKRFLDKSQEIYIPNFKTVIQHFCLPVSGGAVIREIGKVLKLNDKEVEAALKTLYRFGNQSSSSLWYELAYLEAKERVEKGDKVWQIGMGTGPKCVSLIWECIRPISVESNNGPWADQF, from the coding sequence ATGTTTTTTAACCCAACAGTCAATAGTAATTACTTCTGGGTGAAGCATGGCATCAAATTTAAAGTTCCCACCTGTTACCTGCCAGCGGCACATCGAGCAAAGGGAATTGGCAAAAGTTGCAGACCCCAGTTGGGGCTTCATTTAACCTCCACACTTCCATTTCCACACACACACCATTCAAATTCCCATCCCATCCCCCACTCTTCCTCCATTCCTTCGCCAATGGAATTTCTCATCCTCCTACTTCTAACTTCCATTGAAGCCTATGCCTATCTCTTCTCACAAGCATGGCATCCCATTTTCCACTTCTTCTCAATGTCTTTCCTTGTcgtcttcatcatcttcaataTTGCCTCTCCTAAATCAGTCTACTTAGTTGACTTCTCATGCCTCAAACCACCAAGCTTCTTCAGGGTTCCATTCTCTACTTTCCTTGAAAATGCCACTTTGATGGATACTTTTGACAGTGAGAGCATCAGTTTCATGGCCAAAACTCTCAAGTCTTCTGGACAGAGTGAAGAAACTTGTCTCCCACCAGCCCTGCATTTCATACCACCCAAAACCCATCTACAAGAATCCATTAATGAAGTCCATATGGTGCTGTTTCCTGTCATGGATGACCTTTTAACCAAAACCCATCTCTCTCCTTCCGACATTGATATTCTTATCGTTAATTGCAGTGGCTTTTGCCCTTCTCCTTCTCTGTCTTCCATAGTCATCAACAAATATTCAATGAAAAGTGACATCAAGAGCTACAATCTCTCTGGAATGGGGTGTAGTGCAAGCGCTATTGCTATTCATTTAGCTGAAAATCTACTTCAAGTTCATAAAAACTCATATGCAGTCGTGCTTAGTACAGAAATTTTGTCTAACGGTTGGTATGCAGGAAAGGAACGCTCTAAATTGATCCTTAACTGCCTCTTTCGGATGGGCAGTGCAGCTATTCTACTCTCCAacaaaaaagaagcaaaagaatcttcaaaatataaactatttaaaacaCTTAGAACACAAAGAGCTTTTGACGATAAAAGTTACCTATCAGCCTTACGCGAAGAGGACATGGACGGAAAACTCGGCGTCACTCTGACAAGGGATTTACTCCAAGTCGCCGGAGAAACTCTCCGATCAAACATAACGATTCTGGGTGCTTCAATGTTGCCGCTTACGGAGAAACTACGGCATGGGGTATCGAGGCTAAGAAAGCGTTTTTTGGACAAATCGCAAGAAATTTACATACCGAATTTCAAAACAGTGATTCAACATTTTTGCTTGCCGGTGTCGGGGGGTGCGGTTATAAGGGAGATCGGAAAAGTACTGAAGCTTAATGATAAGGAAGTGGAAGCGGCATTGAAGACTCTGTATAGATTTGGGAACCAGTCGTCTTCTTCGTTGTGGTATGAACTTGCATATTTGGAAGCTAAAGAAAGAGTTGAAAAAGGCGATAAAGTTTGGCAAATAGGGATGGGTACTGGGCCCAAATGTGTGAGTTTGATTTGGGAGTGTATTCGGCCCATTTCTGTAGAGTCCAACAATGGTCCATGGGCCGATCAATTCTAG